The following are encoded together in the Drosophila takahashii strain IR98-3 E-12201 chromosome X, DtakHiC1v2, whole genome shotgun sequence genome:
- the LOC108055798 gene encoding uncharacterized protein, translating to MANFLKTEDQVKISEIVEKLVNQNSKRYTNDDDYFNIPCCSRDVLLSCPELSGIRAVSDFESLVPRAGSSHIYRTGQLLTIGRRVASRMVDPSGQREMLNNRYQLDERLRSAGIYHNRLGNPYGLSSEIEEGGHGDTDPGKPNTSMGSAAH from the coding sequence ATGgccaattttttaaagaccGAAGATCAGGTGAAGATCAGTGAGATTGTCgaaaaattggtcaatcaaaATTCCAAACGCTATACCAACGATGATGACTACTTTAACATACCGTGCTGTTCCCGCGACGTGTTGCTCAGTTGCCCGGAATTGTCCGGCATTCGGGCGGTTTCCGACTTTGAATCGTTGGTCCCTCGAGCCGGATCATCGCACATTTACCGCACGGGCCAGCTATTGACCATCGGACGTCGCGTGGCCAGTCGCATGGTGGATCCGAGTGGCCAACGTGAGATGCTTAACAATCGCTATCAACTGGACGAGCGCCTTCGATCGGCTGGAATCTATCACAATCGCCTGGGCAATCCATATGGCCTTTCGTCTGAGATTGAAGAGGGTGGACATGGAGACACTGATCCCGGCAAACCCAATACATCCATGGGATCCGCGGCCCATTAA